A genomic region of Aeropyrum pernix K1 contains the following coding sequences:
- a CDS encoding FKBP-type peptidyl-prolyl cis-trans isomerase, which produces MPLKDGDFVLINYTVKVVEDGSERVIDTTLEEVAKKSGIYDPKRVYKEFPVIVGKTSLLGPLEKVLKELDVGERREVEVPPEEAFGEYKKELVVRVPVKRLRRMNIPVRVGEEVEAGGRRGKIIRVTERFAFIDFNHPLAGKKLKIEVEVVGKVDSVEDKARILAARALGLDPDKIHAEVREGGKEITLKLPPEVLGLSDLDALLAKAVSDVREYLSPRKVDVVISIEFPEEAREEAEASDTGEGGEAEGESEQAAEPGGGEERQEG; this is translated from the coding sequence ATGCCGTTGAAGGATGGAGACTTCGTGCTGATCAACTATACTGTAAAGGTTGTTGAAGACGGTTCTGAGAGGGTTATAGACACGACTCTGGAGGAAGTGGCGAAGAAGTCCGGCATCTACGATCCGAAGAGGGTGTACAAGGAGTTCCCGGTTATAGTGGGGAAGACAAGCCTCCTAGGACCCCTCGAGAAGGTGCTCAAGGAGCTTGATGTAGGCGAGAGGCGAGAGGTTGAAGTCCCCCCTGAAGAGGCTTTCGGAGAGTATAAGAAGGAGCTGGTTGTCAGGGTGCCCGTGAAGAGGCTTAGGAGGATGAACATACCCGTGAGGGTTGGGGAGGAGGTTGAGGCGGGTGGCAGAAGAGGTAAGATAATAAGGGTTACAGAGAGGTTCGCCTTCATAGACTTCAACCACCCCCTGGCAGGGAAGAAGCTTAAGATAGAGGTTGAGGTTGTAGGAAAGGTGGATAGCGTCGAGGACAAAGCCAGGATCCTGGCGGCCAGAGCCCTAGGCTTGGACCCCGACAAGATCCATGCGGAGGTTAGAGAGGGGGGCAAGGAGATAACCCTAAAGCTGCCCCCGGAGGTCCTCGGGCTCAGCGACCTCGACGCGCTCCTGGCAAAGGCGGTATCAGATGTTAGAGAGTACCTGTCCCCTAGGAAAGTTGACGTGGTCATATCCATCGAGTTCCCGGAGGAGGCGCGGGAGGAGGCTGAAGCATCTGATACTGGTGAGGGAGGAGAAGCGGAGGGTGAGTCGGAGCAGGCTGCAGAGCCCGGTGGAGGGGAAGAGAGGCAGGAGGGCTAG
- a CDS encoding NAD(P)-dependent glycerol-1-phosphate dehydrogenase: MYTSFHRIDLPRTIVVGGGVLDKAGGYVSGVAQRGSYVLVVSGPTVSSKYFERLRASLEAEGLTVGLKIIRDATVETAEEVAREALESRIEVVAGLGGGKSIDVAKYASKRAGSVFVSIPTVASHDGITSPFSSLKGFDKPISRPAKAPEAIIIDVDVIAEAPRRYNIAGFGDLIGKYTAVLDWRLAHKLRLEYYGEYAASLALLSAKHVSQYAEEIALGTREGYRVLLEALVSSGVSMCIAGSTRPASGSEHLFAHALHIVARNKPLHGEAVGVGTIMMAYLHGKNWRRIRGLLKTVGAPTNAKELGVEDDEVVEALTIAARIRPERYTILGEKGLTREAAEALARKTGVI; encoded by the coding sequence TTGTATACCTCGTTCCACAGGATAGACCTCCCGAGGACTATAGTAGTCGGCGGAGGCGTTCTCGACAAGGCGGGCGGCTATGTATCTGGGGTGGCTCAGCGAGGCAGCTATGTGCTCGTCGTATCCGGCCCAACGGTGTCCTCGAAATACTTCGAGAGGCTTAGAGCCAGCCTCGAGGCCGAGGGCCTTACAGTCGGCCTGAAGATAATCAGGGACGCCACGGTTGAGACTGCTGAGGAGGTGGCCCGTGAGGCTCTTGAGAGCAGGATAGAGGTTGTGGCGGGCCTGGGAGGTGGGAAGTCGATAGACGTTGCTAAGTACGCTTCAAAAAGGGCGGGCTCGGTTTTCGTCAGCATACCCACCGTGGCTAGCCACGACGGGATAACATCGCCATTCTCAAGCCTGAAGGGGTTCGACAAGCCTATATCGAGGCCCGCTAAGGCTCCGGAGGCGATAATTATAGATGTGGATGTGATAGCGGAGGCTCCCAGGCGCTACAACATCGCTGGCTTCGGAGACCTGATAGGCAAGTATACTGCAGTCCTCGACTGGAGGCTGGCCCACAAGCTCAGGCTGGAATACTATGGCGAATACGCCGCCAGTCTCGCCCTCCTGAGCGCCAAACATGTGAGCCAGTACGCCGAGGAGATAGCGCTGGGTACGAGGGAGGGCTATAGAGTGCTGCTGGAGGCTCTCGTGAGCAGCGGGGTGTCGATGTGTATAGCCGGTAGCACGAGGCCTGCAAGCGGCAGTGAACACCTCTTCGCCCACGCCCTCCACATAGTCGCTAGGAACAAGCCTCTCCACGGCGAGGCGGTTGGGGTGGGGACTATAATGATGGCCTACCTCCACGGTAAGAACTGGAGGAGGATAAGGGGCCTGCTGAAGACGGTCGGCGCCCCCACTAACGCCAAGGAGCTTGGTGTCGAGGATGATGAGGTTGTTGAGGCCCTCACTATAGCAGCCAGGATCAGACCGGAGAGGTACACCATACTAGGTGAAAAGGGGCTCACGAGAGAGGCGGCTGAGGCGCTGGCGCGCAAGACGGGCGTTATATAG
- the psmB gene encoding archaeal proteasome endopeptidase complex subunit beta: protein MAEWIAGGLEGPAGRGLDERVVRSGTTTVGLIASDHVILAADKRATAGFLIASRRVKKIVMLSNYVAMTVSGLVADAQILSDVLREEIRLYEMTNKVKPSVRFVASLLSNILFSSKFFPYIVQLIVGGYDTQPRLYTLDLFGSITEDKYTATGSGSPIAYGVLEERYREDLSVEEAIKVATTAIRSAVLRDAASGDGADVVVIGPQGYEEKFIPYNSLV from the coding sequence GTGGCAGAATGGATAGCAGGCGGGCTGGAGGGCCCCGCTGGCAGAGGACTTGACGAGAGGGTTGTCAGGAGTGGCACTACTACTGTAGGCCTCATCGCATCAGACCACGTCATCCTCGCTGCCGATAAGAGGGCTACGGCAGGATTCTTGATAGCTAGCAGGCGCGTAAAGAAAATAGTCATGCTCTCAAACTACGTCGCCATGACGGTCTCAGGCCTGGTAGCAGACGCCCAGATACTCTCAGACGTGCTGAGGGAGGAGATCAGGCTGTACGAGATGACTAATAAGGTCAAGCCGAGTGTAAGGTTCGTCGCGAGCCTCCTGTCCAACATACTCTTCAGCAGCAAGTTCTTCCCCTACATAGTACAGCTTATAGTCGGCGGCTACGACACCCAGCCAAGACTCTACACTCTAGACCTCTTCGGAAGTATAACCGAGGACAAGTATACCGCCACAGGCTCCGGCTCCCCAATAGCCTACGGAGTTCTCGAGGAGAGATACAGGGAGGATCTAAGCGTAGAGGAAGCAATTAAGGTAGCCACCACCGCCATACGCTCCGCGGTACTAAGAGACGCGGCCTCAGGAGATGGGGCTGACGTCGTTGTGATAGGCCCGCAGGGCTACGAGGAGAAGTTTATACCGTACAACAGCCTCGTATAG